The DNA segment CCTCCGACATCGCCGGCGCACCCCTGTACTCGCTGGCCACGGCGGGTCTGGCCCGCTGGGCGCACGTCCGCACGGTGAGCAAGTTCCTCGGCACCGACCTGCGGTGGGCGGCGGCCGCCTGCGACCCGGTGACGCTGGCCCGGCACGACGGGCGGCTGCTGCTGACCTCGGGCTGGGTCAGTCATCTGCTCCAGGAGACGGTGTACGGCCTGCTCACGGACCCGGACACCGGCGCGCTGGTGGCACGCGCGCGTGCGGAGTACGCGCTGCGCCGGACCGCGCTGGCCCGGGAGCTGGGAGAGCGGGGCGTCCCGGCGCACTGCGGGAGCGGGATGAACCTCTGGGTGCCGGTGCGGGACGAGTCGGCCGTGGTGAACGGGCTGCGGTCGCGCGGCTGGTGGGTCGCGGCCGGGGCCCGGTTCCGGCTGGCGTCGGCGCCGGGGGTGCGGATCACGACGACGGATCTCGACGCGGTGGAGGCGGCGCGGCTGGCCTCGGACTTCGCGGCCGTGCTGGGCGAGTCCGAGGCCACCTACGGGGGCTGAGGCGGGGTCAGGCGCGTTTGCGGGCGAGCTGCTCGTAGAAGCCGAGCAGGGTCAGGTCGTCGATGGAGCCGGGGTTGACCGCCTTCTCCAGCGGGGTGCCCTGGAGGAGGCGTTTGACCGGGACCTCGATGCGCTTGCCGGTGAGGGTGTGCGGGACGCCGGGGACCTCGATGATCTCGTCCGGGACGTGCCGGGGCGAGAGCTGCTCCCGGATGGCCTTCTTGACGCGGTCCCGCAGGGCGTCGTTCAGTTCGGCGCCGGGGGCGAGGTGGACGAAGAGGGGCATCCAGTAGCCGCCGTCGAGCTGTTCGACGCCGATGACCAGGGATTCCTTGATCTCCGGGAGGCGCTCGACGACCTCGTAGATGTCGGCGGAGCCCATGCGGACGCCCTGGCGGTTGAGGGTGGAGTCGGAGCGGCCGTGGATGATCACCGAGCCGCGTGAGGTGACGGTGATCCAGTCGCCGTGCCGCCACACGCCGGGGTAGGTGTCGAAGTAGCTCTCGCGGTACCGGCTGCCGTCGGGGTCGTTCCAGAAGCGGATCGGCATGGACGGCATGGGGTTGGTGACGACCAGCTCGCCCACCTCGTCCACCAGCGGCTCGCCGCCCGGGTCCCAGGACTGGAGGTCGGTGCCGAGGCCGGGGGCCTGGAGTTCGCCGGTGTACACGGGCAGGGTGGGGACGGCTCCGGCGAAGCAGGAGCAGACGTCGGTGCCGCCGCTGACGGAGGCGATCCACAGGTCCTCACGGACCTCGTCGTGCAGCCAGCGGAAGCCGTCCGGGGGCAGCGGGGAGCCGGTGGTGGCGACGCACTGGACGGTGGAGAGGTCGAAGTCGCGGGACGGGTGGACGCCCGCCTTCCGGCAGGCCATGACATAGGCGGCCGAGGTGCCGCAGAGGGTGGTGCCGGTGCGTTCGGCGACGCGCCACTGGGCGCCGGTGTCGGGGTAGCCGGGGCTGCCGTCGTACAGGACGATCGTGGTGCCGGTGAGCAGGCCGGAGACGAGGAAGTTCCACATCATCCAGCCGGTCGAGGTGTACCAGAAGAAACGGTCCTCCGGGCCCAGGTCGCAGTGCAGGCCGAGCTGCTTGAGGTGCTCGACGAGGATGCCGCCCTGGGACTGCACGATCGCCTTGGGCAGGCCGGTGGTGCCGGAGGAGTACAGCACCCACAGCGGGTGTTCGAAGGGGACCTGTTCGAAGACCGGCTCGGTGTCGCCGGCTGTCAGCTCCGCCCAGTCGAGGGCGCCCTCGGGGGTGTCGGTGCCGAGCAGCGGGATGTGCACGACCGCGCGCAGGGTGGGCAGTTCGCGGCGGAGTTCGGCGACGGTCTCGCGGCGGTCGTGCTCCTTGCCGCCGTAGCGGTAGCCGTCGACGGTGAACAGGACGACCGGCTCGACCTGCTGGAAGCGGTCCAGGACGCTGCGGGCGCCGAAGTCCGGGGCGCAGGAGGTCCACACCGCGCCGACGGCGGCGGTGGCGAGCAGGGCGACGACCGCCTCGGGGATGTTGGGCAGGTAGCCGCTGACCCGGTCGCCGGGGCGGACGCCGAGACCGCGCAGGTGGGCGGCGAGCGCGCCGACCTGGCGGCGCAGCTCGGCCCAGGTCACCGGGCGGGGCTCGTGGGTCTCGTCGACGTACAGCAGGGCGGGCTCGTCGGCGCGGTCTGCGGCGGCGCGCAGGGCGTGCTCGGCGTAGTTGAGGGTGGCGCCGGGGAACCATGCGGCGCCGGGCATGGCGCGGTCGCCGAGCACGCGCGCGTAGGGCGTGGCGAAGCGGACGTCGAACCACCGGGTGACGGCCGTCCAGAAGTCCTCCGGCTCGGCGACGGACCACTGGTGCAGCGCCGGGTAGCCGCCCTCGGCGGGGGCGCCGTGGTGCTCGGCGGCCCATGCCTGGAACCGGGTGATGCGGGCACGGGCGATCCGCTCGTCGGTGGGCTGCCAGAGCGGCTGCGGATGCTCGGTGGACATGATGCGGCTCCCGGACTGTACGCGTCGTTGCGTCGTCCGCACACGGCTGAGGAGTGCGCGGGACAGGGCTGACAGGGACGATGCCATGTGATCGACTTCGGCACCAGGGCACGCCCCCACATGGTGCGTGTGTCAACGATGTGGTCCCACCACGGTGAACGGCAGTTGAACGGCACACGCGCGTGGCGCGCACAGTGACAGGGTGAGCAGCATGAACGGTCGTGACCTGGTGCGTTCGTGGGACGGGGTCGGCGCGGGGCGCGCCACGCGGGGGATGCGGGCGGTGCGGGCCGCCTGGCACCGCAGGCGCAGCGACGCCGTGGGGCTGCCGCCCAGGGGCGCGGAGCGGGCGCGGGTGCCGGGTGAGCTGCGGGAGGCGGAGCCGGGGCCCGGCGGCGGGGTCATCCGGTTCGCGCGTTCGGAGCTTCGGATCGTGGTGGCGGTCGGCGGGGCGGTGTTCCTCGGCTGGGACGGGGCGGGTCCGGAGCCGTCGTACGCGCTCGCCGGCGGGACGCCCGAGGCAGATCCCCGGGTGGTGCTGGAGCCGGACAAGGACGGCGGCTGGCAGGTGGTGGCCGAGCGGGTGACCGTCGTGGTGTCCCGGCACGGCGCGGTGGAGATCCGTACGCCCGGTGGTCTCGTGCTGCGCCGGGAGCTGCCGCCGCGCTGGTGGGAGCCGCTGGGCGGGGGTGCGGCGCGCTGGACGCAGCGGGCGGAGGTGGCGGCGGACGCCCGGTTCTTCGGGCTGGGCGGGCGGACCTCGGGGCCTCGGCTGCGCGACGGCGCGTACCGGCTGTGGAACGGGGCGACACCCGTGGCGATACCGGTACAGCTCGTGGTGGCGGACGCCGCGGCGCATCTGGTGTTCCACGACACGCCCTGGGACGGGACGGTCGTCCTGCGGGAGGGCGAGGAGGGCGCCGGTTCCGGGCACGACCGGGCCGGGCGCTGCGAGATACGCATGGACGGGGGTCCGCTGCGCTCCTGGGTGATCGTGGGCATCCCCGCGCGCGTGCTCGGTGCCTGGGCGGCGCTGACCGGCGCGCCCGCGCTGCCGCCCGCCTGGGCGCTGGGGCACCAGCACGCACGGGACTTCACCGGCGAGCAGGAGATACGCGCGATCGTCGCCGGATACCAGGAGCGCGATCTCCCCCTGGACGCCGTGCACCTGGACGCCGGCCACCACGACGTGGGGCGCCCCTTCAGCGTCGACCAGGACCGTTTCCCCAAGCTGCCGGTGCTCGCGGAGGAAATGCGCCGGGACGGGGTGCGGCTGGTGTCGGCCGTGGACGCGGCGGTGCGGGTGATGCCGGGCGACCCGGTGTACGAGGGCGGCTCGGCCGTGGACGCGTTCGTGCGGGACGCGTCGGGGCGGACGGTACGGGGTGAGGGGCGGGCCGGTGAGGCGGTGTTCCCGGACTTCACGCACGCGCGGGCGCGCGCTTGGTGGGGCGGGCTCTACGAGGAGCGGCTGGAGCAGGGGTTCGCCGGGTTCTGGCACGGCGCCCACGAGCCCTCCGCGCGGGACGCGTTCGGCGAGCCGCCCCTGCCCCGCTCGGCCCGGCACGCCCTGGAGGGGGCCGGCGGCGACCATCGGGAGGCGCACAACCTGGACGCCCTGTGCATGGCACGCGCCGCGTACGAGGGGCTGAGCGAACTCGCGCCCGAGGAGCGGCCCTTCGTGCTCTCCCGGTCCGGCTGGGCCGGCACCCAGCGGTACGGCGGCATCTGGCCGGGCGACATGGGGACGGGCTGGCCGGCGCTCCGGGCGTCGCTGTCGCTGGTGCTGGGGCTGGGTCTGTGCGGGGTGCCGTACACGGGGACGGATGTCGGCGGGTCCGGCGGTGATGTGTCGCCGGAGCTGTATCTGCGGTGGTTCCAGCTCGGCTCGTATCTGCCGCTGTTCCGTACGCGCACGAGCGCGCGTGCGGGGCGGGAGCCGTGGGAGTTCGGGGCGGAGGTGCTGGGGCACGCGCGCGTGGCGCTGCTCGAACGGCGGCGCCTGGTGCCGTACTTCGTGACGCTGGCGCACCTGGCCCGGTGGACGGGGGCGCCCGCCGTGCGGCCGCTGTGGTGGGGGGCACCGGAGGACCGGGCGCTGCGGGACTGCGAGGACGCGTTCCTGCTGGGTGACAGCCTGCTGGTGGCGCCCGTACTGGACCCCGGCGCCGAGCGGCGGGCGGTGCGGCTTCCTCGGGGGCGCTGGTACGACACGGTGACGGAGCGGGCGTACGAGGGGCCGGGGCAGGTGCTGGTGGAGGCTCCCCGGGGGCGGATTCCGGTGCTCGCGCGCGCGGGTGCCGTCGTGCCGGTGCGGGGTGCGGACGGCGCGCTGGAGCTGGAGGTGTGGGCGCCCGCGCCGGGGCGGGCCGGGGGCGCTCTGGTGGTGCCCGACACCGGGGGGATCGAGCGGTACGTGACCCGCTGGGACGGGACCCGCGTGGTCGTCACCCGGGAGACGGACGGCGCCCCCGCCGAGCCGTCCCGGCCGGTGCGGGTACGGGGGCTCGGCGGGGCCGCCACCGGTCAGTAGCGGCCCTCGAACCAGGCGCGGACGGCCAGGGTGTGCAGCGGGAAGGCGAGTTCCTCCGGGCCGCGCAGCAGATGCCAGCCCTCGGTCTCGTCGGTGGCGGCGGAGGGCGGGAGCGCGTCGGCGGGGCGTTCGGGGAGGAGTCCGAAGAGGAGCAGATGGCCGTCGGGCGAGCTCATGGCGTCCACCAGCCGCAGGTCGCGGGCGTCGGCCTCGATGCCGGTCTCCTCGCGCAGTTCGCGGACGGCGGCGTGCTTCCAGTCCTCGCGGTCGTCGACGAACCCGCCGGG comes from the Streptomyces seoulensis genome and includes:
- a CDS encoding NUDIX domain-containing protein; its protein translation is MSEIQQPAANSGPGSHCSSCGAPYGDGVTGWPRTCPACGTTAYRNPLPVAVVLQPVYDTHGAALVVITRTVAPQLGGVALPGGFVDDREDWKHAAVRELREETGIEADARDLRLVDAMSSPDGHLLLFGLLPERPADALPPSAATDETEGWHLLRGPEELAFPLHTLAVRAWFEGRY
- a CDS encoding acetoacetate--CoA ligase; amino-acid sequence: MSTEHPQPLWQPTDERIARARITRFQAWAAEHHGAPAEGGYPALHQWSVAEPEDFWTAVTRWFDVRFATPYARVLGDRAMPGAAWFPGATLNYAEHALRAAADRADEPALLYVDETHEPRPVTWAELRRQVGALAAHLRGLGVRPGDRVSGYLPNIPEAVVALLATAAVGAVWTSCAPDFGARSVLDRFQQVEPVVLFTVDGYRYGGKEHDRRETVAELRRELPTLRAVVHIPLLGTDTPEGALDWAELTAGDTEPVFEQVPFEHPLWVLYSSGTTGLPKAIVQSQGGILVEHLKQLGLHCDLGPEDRFFWYTSTGWMMWNFLVSGLLTGTTIVLYDGSPGYPDTGAQWRVAERTGTTLCGTSAAYVMACRKAGVHPSRDFDLSTVQCVATTGSPLPPDGFRWLHDEVREDLWIASVSGGTDVCSCFAGAVPTLPVYTGELQAPGLGTDLQSWDPGGEPLVDEVGELVVTNPMPSMPIRFWNDPDGSRYRESYFDTYPGVWRHGDWITVTSRGSVIIHGRSDSTLNRQGVRMGSADIYEVVERLPEIKESLVIGVEQLDGGYWMPLFVHLAPGAELNDALRDRVKKAIREQLSPRHVPDEIIEVPGVPHTLTGKRIEVPVKRLLQGTPLEKAVNPGSIDDLTLLGFYEQLARKRA
- a CDS encoding glycoside hydrolase family 31 protein — translated: MNGRDLVRSWDGVGAGRATRGMRAVRAAWHRRRSDAVGLPPRGAERARVPGELREAEPGPGGGVIRFARSELRIVVAVGGAVFLGWDGAGPEPSYALAGGTPEADPRVVLEPDKDGGWQVVAERVTVVVSRHGAVEIRTPGGLVLRRELPPRWWEPLGGGAARWTQRAEVAADARFFGLGGRTSGPRLRDGAYRLWNGATPVAIPVQLVVADAAAHLVFHDTPWDGTVVLREGEEGAGSGHDRAGRCEIRMDGGPLRSWVIVGIPARVLGAWAALTGAPALPPAWALGHQHARDFTGEQEIRAIVAGYQERDLPLDAVHLDAGHHDVGRPFSVDQDRFPKLPVLAEEMRRDGVRLVSAVDAAVRVMPGDPVYEGGSAVDAFVRDASGRTVRGEGRAGEAVFPDFTHARARAWWGGLYEERLEQGFAGFWHGAHEPSARDAFGEPPLPRSARHALEGAGGDHREAHNLDALCMARAAYEGLSELAPEERPFVLSRSGWAGTQRYGGIWPGDMGTGWPALRASLSLVLGLGLCGVPYTGTDVGGSGGDVSPELYLRWFQLGSYLPLFRTRTSARAGREPWEFGAEVLGHARVALLERRRLVPYFVTLAHLARWTGAPAVRPLWWGAPEDRALRDCEDAFLLGDSLLVAPVLDPGAERRAVRLPRGRWYDTVTERAYEGPGQVLVEAPRGRIPVLARAGAVVPVRGADGALELEVWAPAPGRAGGALVVPDTGGIERYVTRWDGTRVVVTRETDGAPAEPSRPVRVRGLGGAATGQ